The DNA sequence ACTCGGTATTCCTCTACCACGCCATCAAGGCGGGTATGAACATGGGTATCGTAAATGCCGGTCAGCTGGCGGTTTACGATGATCTACCGGAAGAACTGCGAGAAAAAGTAGAGGATGTGATTCTCAACCGTACTCCAGACGGCACTGAAAACCTACTGGAAATAGCTGAAAAATACCGTGGTGATGGTTCAACCGGTGAGAAAAAAGAAGATCTTGCCTGGCGCGAATGGCCCGTGGAAAAACGTCTTGAGTATGCCTTGGTAAAAGGCATTACCTCCCATATTGTGGAAGATACCGAAATTGCCCGCCAGAACTCCACTCGCCCGCTCGATGTAATCGAAGGCCCGCTGATGGATGGCATGAACGTGGTGGGCGACCTTTTTGGTTCAGGCAAAATGTTTTTGCCACAAGTCGTTAAATCTGCCCGCGTAATGAAGCAATCCGTGGCCTATTTACAGCCTTATATCGAAGCGGAAAAAGACGGTGACGCAAAGTCTAATGGCAAAGTTATTATGGCGACCGTTAAAGGCGATGTTCACGATATCGGCAAGAATATCGTCGGTGTGGTGTTGCAGTGTAATAACTTCGAGGTGGTAGACCTTGGGGTTATGGTGCCCTGCGAAAAAATTCTCGAAACTGCTATTAAAGAAAACGCCGACATAATTGGTCTGTCCGGACTGATCACCCCATCCCTGGATGAAATGGTGCATGTCGCCAGTGAAATGGAACGACTCAAGCTGGACCTGCCACTGATGATTGGTGGTGCAACTACCTCGAAGGCCCACACTGCAGTGAAGATTGATCCGGTATTCAATCTTAACCAAGCCGTTTATGTTGCCGATGCCTCTCGCGCCGTGGGTGTGGCCAGCACCCTGGTAAATCCGACATCTCGAGAGCGTTTCTACGGAGAGCTGGCTGATGAATACGAAAAGGTTCGTATTCGCACAGCCAACCGTAAACCACGCGGTACTACCCTCCCCTATGAGAAAGCCATCAATGCCGGATTTAATTTCGACTGGGACAGCTACCAGGCGCCGGCACCAGGCTTTATTGGCACTAAGATTTTTGATGACTATCCGCTGGAAGAGCTGGTAGAAACCATCGATTGGACACCGTTCTTTATTTCCTGGGATCTGGCCGGCAAGTTTCCCAAAATCCTCGAGGACGAGGTTGTCGGTGAAGCGGCTACCAGCTTGTACAAAGATGCTCGCGCAATGCTTGATGACATCATCAAAAATAAACTGCTTAGCGCCAAAGCCGTAATCGGTCTGTGGCCTGCAAACAGGGTTGATGGCGATGATATTGCTGTCTTTAACGACCCAAATAAGGATCAGGAGCTGGCTCGACTGCATCATATTCGCCAACAAACAGCTAAGCCCGGTAATACCAAACCCCACTACAGTCTGGCTGACTTTGTGGCGCCGGCGGAGAGTAGCTGTCAGGATTACATCGGAGGTTTTGTTGTGACTGCCGGCATTGGTGCCGAGGAGCTCGCAAAAGAGTACGAAGCCAACGGCGATGATTACAATGCCATTATGATAAAGGCTCTCGCTGATCGCCTTGCAGAGTCCTTTGCAGAACATATGCATCGTCGCGTACGCACCGAGTTTTGGGGCTACGCAAAAGATGAGCAGCTCGATAATGACGAGCTGATCAAGGAGAGTTATCAGGGTATTCGCCCTGCTCCCGGTTACCCGGCCTGTCCGGACCATACCGAAAAGGCGACGCTCTTTAAGCTCCTTGATGCCGAGAAGGCTATTGGCGTCTCTTTGACAGACAGTTACGCTATGTTCCCGGCGGCAGCAGTCAGCGGCTGGTATTTTTCTCACCCAGAATCGGATTATTTCAATACCGGTAAAATCCAGCGTGACCAGGTTGAAAGTCTCGCCAATCGTAAGGGCATGACAATCAAGGAGCTGGAGCGCTGGCTGATGCCGGTTCTGGATTACAACCCTGAGTGATCGAACTGAGCAAGAACATGAATACTGAAAGCCATAACGATGAGAACAAACCGAGCCGATGGCAGATCGTTAAAAGCGCTCTGTCAGCTGGCTTTGGTGTTCAATCGGAAAAAAATCGGGAAAGGGATTTCAAAAAAGGAAGCGCAAAGACTTTTATTGTTGTCGGGTTACTACTGACTACCGCCTTTGTGCTGTCGATAATTGGCTTGGTGAAGCTTGTCACACATCTAGCGGGTAATTAGTGGGTAGAGAGCCCAGGTCGGTCA is a window from the Porticoccaceae bacterium LTM1 genome containing:
- a CDS encoding DUF2970 domain-containing protein, translating into MNTESHNDENKPSRWQIVKSALSAGFGVQSEKNRERDFKKGSAKTFIVVGLLLTTAFVLSIIGLVKLVTHLAGN
- the metH gene encoding methionine synthase → MKSDQSQRIDRIKSLHKVASERILILDGAMGTMIQQHKFKEADYRGDRFADWGQDLGGNNDLLTLTQPDVIRDIHSAYLAAGSDIIETNTFNSNRISQADYGMQELTVELNREGARLAREAADEWTAKSPDKPRFVAGVLGPTSRTASISPDVNDPAARNTSFDELVGNYIEATEALIDGGSDLILIETVFDTLNAKAAVFAVQEVFERLGFELPIMISGTITDASGRTLSGQTTEAFWNSLAHAKPFSIGLNCALGAEELRPYVEEMSRVADTLVSAHPNAGLPNEFGEYDQTADEMAEIVTDFARRGLLNVIGGCCGTTPDHISTISKNVAEFKPRAIPDIEPACRLSGLEPFNITADSLFVNVGERCNVTGSARFKKLILDEDYDTALDVARTQVEDGAQIIDINMDEGMLDAHKAMTTFLNLVASEPDISRIPIMVDSSKWDVIEAGLKCIQGKPVVNSISLKEGEEDFLDKARLCKRYGAAIVVMAFDTDGQADNLKRRIEICSRSYDLLVNKVGFNPNDIIFDPNIFAVATGIEEHNNYAVDFIEGTRWIRQNLPGAMISGGVSNVSFSFRGNNPVREAIHSVFLYHAIKAGMNMGIVNAGQLAVYDDLPEELREKVEDVILNRTPDGTENLLEIAEKYRGDGSTGEKKEDLAWREWPVEKRLEYALVKGITSHIVEDTEIARQNSTRPLDVIEGPLMDGMNVVGDLFGSGKMFLPQVVKSARVMKQSVAYLQPYIEAEKDGDAKSNGKVIMATVKGDVHDIGKNIVGVVLQCNNFEVVDLGVMVPCEKILETAIKENADIIGLSGLITPSLDEMVHVASEMERLKLDLPLMIGGATTSKAHTAVKIDPVFNLNQAVYVADASRAVGVASTLVNPTSRERFYGELADEYEKVRIRTANRKPRGTTLPYEKAINAGFNFDWDSYQAPAPGFIGTKIFDDYPLEELVETIDWTPFFISWDLAGKFPKILEDEVVGEAATSLYKDARAMLDDIIKNKLLSAKAVIGLWPANRVDGDDIAVFNDPNKDQELARLHHIRQQTAKPGNTKPHYSLADFVAPAESSCQDYIGGFVVTAGIGAEELAKEYEANGDDYNAIMIKALADRLAESFAEHMHRRVRTEFWGYAKDEQLDNDELIKESYQGIRPAPGYPACPDHTEKATLFKLLDAEKAIGVSLTDSYAMFPAAAVSGWYFSHPESDYFNTGKIQRDQVESLANRKGMTIKELERWLMPVLDYNPE